The following are encoded together in the Oceanobacillus zhaokaii genome:
- a CDS encoding YhcN/YlaJ family sporulation lipoprotein produces MRLYLSIFFIITTFFITGCADTNENSLAPKSHNDDQLMQVKNSSPTELQNLSNGEIADHLAHLAAEVPDVNGASAVVAGPYAVVGIDVDKDLDRTRVGSIKYSVSEALYHDPYGKSAVVVADADATERIRGMADKIQQGYPVQGIVDELAAIVGRFMPEFPVNENQPTEPDQNKQSIPQGDRSKLKDVEDEQSNHHKDN; encoded by the coding sequence ATGAGATTATATTTAAGTATCTTCTTTATCATAACTACATTTTTTATTACTGGTTGTGCAGACACAAATGAAAATTCCCTTGCACCTAAGTCACATAATGATGATCAATTGATGCAGGTCAAGAATTCCTCGCCTACAGAATTACAGAATCTATCCAATGGCGAAATCGCCGACCATTTAGCGCATCTTGCGGCCGAAGTACCTGATGTAAACGGTGCCTCCGCTGTCGTCGCCGGCCCATATGCTGTTGTAGGTATAGATGTAGATAAAGATCTTGATCGGACACGCGTAGGATCCATCAAATATTCAGTATCGGAGGCACTTTATCATGACCCGTACGGAAAATCTGCTGTAGTTGTAGCTGACGCAGATGCAACGGAAAGAATTCGTGGAATGGCAGATAAAATTCAACAAGGTTATCCTGTTCAAGGCATTGTAGATGAGCTAGCAGCGATTGTCGGAAGATTTATGCCTGAATTTCCGGTTAACGAAAATCAACCAACTGAGCCAGATCAAAATAAGCAATCGATTCCTCAAGGGGATAGGAGCAAATTAAAAGACGTGGAAGATGAACAATCGAACCACCATAAAGATAATTGA
- a CDS encoding YlaN family protein, with protein MPEVTINHRENAYALLKADADKILRLIEVQIQNLTMPQCPVYEDVLDTQMFGLSREIDFAVRLQLIDENEGKALLDNLEKKLNILHEASQTAL; from the coding sequence ATGCCGGAGGTAACTATAAATCATCGTGAAAACGCCTATGCCCTTCTAAAGGCTGACGCAGACAAGATTTTACGACTTATAGAGGTTCAAATTCAAAACTTAACAATGCCACAATGTCCTGTTTATGAAGATGTTTTGGATACGCAAATGTTTGGACTTTCTAGAGAAATAGATTTTGCAGTTCGCTTACAATTAATTGATGAGAATGAAGGTAAGGCCCTTCTTGATAACTTAGAGAAGAAGCTTAATATATTGCATGAAGCATCACAAACGGCTTTGTGA
- the ftsW gene encoding putative lipid II flippase FtsW, producing MIQRLRDYDFTLIITPLLLTAFGLVMIYSASMVSAVVEGLESTYYLKRQAMWFAIGLVGFTVTSIFPYRHYQKLIKPIIFGVILLLLAVLIFGAVVNNAKSWFRIGPFSLQPAEFAKIALIMYLASVYSKKQSYLDNFSKGVLPPLIMTGIVLALVVLQPDIGTASIIFLIACSVIFSSGIRFKHLSLLIALGVGLVILAIPYMVTDERLSRFTGAYQPFETPDSDGYQLIQSYLAIGTGGITGVGLGQGVQKLGYLTQAESDFIMATVAEELGFIGVIIVIGLIAIIVLRGIFIARKSEDSFGALLAIGISSMVGIQACINLGAISGLLPITGVPLPFVSNGGSSLFVLLISMGVLNNVAMNVKRKEHEQS from the coding sequence ATGATTCAGAGATTAAGAGATTATGATTTTACATTAATAATTACACCATTACTTTTAACTGCTTTCGGTCTTGTGATGATATACAGTGCAAGTATGGTATCAGCTGTTGTTGAGGGGTTGGAAAGTACTTACTACCTTAAGCGGCAGGCAATGTGGTTTGCAATTGGGCTAGTTGGATTTACTGTAACTAGTATATTTCCATACAGGCATTATCAAAAATTAATAAAACCGATTATTTTTGGCGTTATTTTACTATTACTTGCTGTTTTGATTTTTGGAGCTGTGGTAAATAATGCAAAATCATGGTTTAGAATTGGCCCTTTCAGTCTCCAACCAGCAGAATTTGCAAAAATAGCATTGATTATGTATTTAGCCTCTGTATATTCAAAAAAGCAATCCTACCTAGATAATTTTTCTAAAGGTGTATTGCCCCCACTAATCATGACAGGGATAGTCTTAGCTTTAGTCGTCTTACAGCCGGATATTGGTACAGCTTCGATTATCTTTCTAATTGCTTGTTCTGTTATTTTCAGCTCAGGTATAAGATTCAAGCATTTGTCACTCCTAATTGCTTTGGGAGTTGGACTGGTTATTTTAGCTATACCGTATATGGTGACAGATGAACGACTATCAAGGTTTACCGGTGCATACCAGCCTTTTGAAACTCCAGATTCTGATGGGTATCAATTAATACAATCGTATTTAGCGATTGGTACTGGAGGAATTACTGGTGTAGGACTTGGTCAAGGTGTACAGAAGCTTGGATACTTGACCCAAGCGGAATCTGATTTTATTATGGCAACAGTTGCTGAAGAGCTAGGGTTTATCGGTGTCATCATCGTGATAGGTTTAATAGCGATTATTGTGTTAAGGGGAATTTTTATTGCTAGGAAAAGCGAAGATAGCTTTGGGGCATTACTGGCAATAGGTATATCCTCAATGGTCGGGATCCAAGCATGTATCAATTTAGGTGCAATCAGCGGTTTACTTCCGATAACTGGTGTTCCATTACCTTTCGTAAGTAATGGTGGATCATCATTATTTGTTTTACTTATTTCTATGGGGGTACTAAATAACGTAGCAATGAATGTGAAAAGGAAAGAACATGAACAAAGCTAA